A region from the Deltaproteobacteria bacterium genome encodes:
- a CDS encoding mannose-1-phosphate guanylyltransferase, translated as MKEDSHLYAVIMAGGKGTRFWPLSRENRPKQLLAITGSEAMLRSTVDRILPLVPPERVLIVTGAPHADEVEALLSDLPPGNIIIEPIGRNTLPCIGLAAHVVCQKDPDGVMLVLPADHVITKTAQFRALVEIGADLACQPEALVTLGILPTRLETGYGYIEFAEEVMEVNGTKVHEVASFHEKPNQEKATEYLASGRFYWNSGMFIFQARTILSWLDRLWPDMARHLKTLARTLGQPDFAATIAEIYPGLTSISIDHGIMEKATGVLALPADIGWSDVGSWTVAAEHWPEEAGNTVWCEGLFIESSGCVIYSPGKLVALIGVKDLVVIDTPDALLICPKDKDQQVKKAVEALKRKGRHDLL; from the coding sequence ATGAAAGAAGATTCTCATTTATATGCTGTGATTATGGCCGGCGGGAAAGGCACCCGTTTCTGGCCTCTCAGTCGTGAAAACCGACCCAAACAGCTCTTAGCCATTACCGGCTCCGAAGCCATGCTGCGTTCGACGGTGGATCGCATCCTGCCTCTGGTGCCTCCGGAGCGAGTTTTGATAGTGACGGGCGCCCCTCACGCCGATGAGGTTGAAGCGCTTCTGTCAGATTTACCGCCGGGAAATATCATTATTGAACCGATCGGGCGCAACACGCTGCCTTGCATCGGACTGGCGGCCCACGTTGTCTGCCAGAAGGACCCTGATGGTGTGATGTTAGTCCTGCCAGCGGATCATGTTATTACCAAGACGGCCCAATTCCGCGCCTTGGTTGAGATTGGGGCCGATCTGGCCTGCCAGCCAGAAGCGCTGGTCACGCTGGGCATTCTCCCGACCCGTCTTGAAACAGGCTATGGTTATATCGAGTTTGCTGAAGAGGTCATGGAAGTCAATGGAACCAAGGTCCATGAGGTTGCATCTTTTCATGAAAAGCCGAACCAGGAGAAGGCCACTGAGTATCTGGCTAGCGGACGTTTCTATTGGAACAGCGGGATGTTCATCTTTCAGGCACGTACAATCCTGTCATGGCTGGACAGGCTTTGGCCCGACATGGCGCGCCACCTTAAAACTCTGGCCCGTACTCTAGGTCAGCCAGACTTTGCCGCGACCATAGCGGAAATATACCCTGGCTTAACCTCTATCTCTATTGATCACGGTATCATGGAAAAGGCCACCGGCGTGCTGGCGCTTCCGGCTGATATCGGATGGAGCGATGTTGGCAGCTGGACCGTGGCGGCAGAGCACTGGCCAGAAGAGGCTGGCAACACCGTTTGGTGTGAGGGGCTGTTTATTGAGAGTTCCGGCTGTGTGATCTATAGCCCGGGAAAGCTGGTGGCTTTGATCGGCGTTAAAGATCTGGTAGTAATAGATACGCCGGACGCCTTGCTGATCTGCCCGAAAGACAAGGATCAACAGGTGAAAAAAGCGGTCGAAGCCCTTAAACGCAAAGGCCGTCACGATCTATTATAA
- the rimO gene encoding 30S ribosomal protein S12 methylthiotransferase RimO produces the protein MNQNQNKKIYIISLGCSKNQVDSEFLLGSLVRRGYEVTQESLEAGVILVNTCAFIQPAVEESIEIILEMADVKKSGQAWALVVAGCLPQRFQHDLALSLPEVDLFCGTGEINLLPGLLDALARGRKMRSWPLSPPGFIPPGSGPRLQAAPFFRAYLKIADGCSNACSYCLLPRLRGPFKSRPLEDLVDEAESLVENGVQELILVAQDTTAYGRDLSPATNLAALLERLVRVQGFEWLRVMYAYPSGVSDELIEVMGREPKICHYLDLPLQHASPGILERMGRGGEGSLPDLLARLRRGLPGLSLRTTLMVGFPGETDADFEQLLEFVKQSRFNHLGVFKFFPEEGTAAARFPNQVPQRIKENRRRKLMALQRRISRKLNQTRTGQILPVLIESRSDETGLFLVSRTQGQAPEVDGQVLITRGEVHAGKIVPVKITHALDYDLIGEVVEGSGSGRVLQLALP, from the coding sequence ATGAATCAGAATCAGAATAAAAAGATTTATATTATCAGTCTGGGCTGTTCTAAAAATCAGGTGGATAGTGAGTTTCTGCTGGGCAGCCTGGTCCGGCGAGGTTACGAGGTCACTCAGGAATCGCTTGAGGCTGGTGTGATCCTGGTCAATACTTGTGCTTTTATTCAACCGGCGGTTGAGGAATCCATTGAGATCATTCTAGAGATGGCCGATGTTAAAAAGTCGGGCCAGGCTTGGGCTCTAGTAGTCGCAGGCTGTTTACCCCAGCGCTTTCAGCATGATTTGGCCTTATCCCTGCCTGAGGTGGATCTTTTTTGCGGTACTGGCGAGATAAACCTGCTGCCCGGGCTTCTGGATGCTTTAGCCAGGGGGCGGAAAATGCGCTCCTGGCCTTTGTCCCCGCCCGGGTTTATCCCCCCAGGCTCAGGCCCGCGTTTGCAGGCAGCGCCTTTTTTCCGGGCTTACCTCAAAATTGCCGACGGCTGCTCCAACGCTTGTTCCTATTGTCTTCTTCCACGGCTTCGAGGTCCCTTTAAGAGCCGGCCCCTGGAAGATCTTGTGGATGAGGCTGAGTCCCTGGTCGAGAATGGGGTGCAAGAGCTGATTCTAGTGGCCCAGGACACGACGGCCTACGGCCGGGACCTCAGCCCCGCGACAAATCTGGCCGCCCTGCTGGAGCGTTTGGTTCGCGTTCAAGGTTTTGAGTGGCTGAGGGTCATGTATGCCTATCCCTCCGGTGTAAGCGATGAACTAATCGAGGTTATGGGCAGGGAACCCAAGATTTGCCATTACCTGGACCTGCCGCTGCAGCATGCCAGCCCCGGAATACTTGAAAGGATGGGCCGGGGAGGTGAAGGCAGCCTGCCCGACCTGCTGGCCCGCCTGCGTCGAGGTCTGCCAGGGCTCAGCCTTCGGACGACCCTCATGGTCGGCTTCCCCGGCGAGACGGATGCGGATTTTGAGCAGCTCCTGGAATTTGTGAAACAGTCGCGCTTTAATCACCTCGGTGTTTTCAAGTTCTTCCCTGAGGAAGGTACAGCAGCAGCCAGATTTCCCAACCAGGTCCCTCAACGGATCAAGGAGAACCGGCGCCGAAAGCTCATGGCCCTGCAAAGGCGCATCTCCAGGAAGTTAAATCAGACCCGTACCGGTCAGATTCTGCCTGTACTGATTGAAAGCCGCTCCGATGAAACCGGCCTTTTCCTTGTCAGCCGGACCCAAGGTCAGGCCCCGGAAGTAGACGGTCAGGTTCTCATCACCAGGGGCGAAGTTCATGCCGGAAAGATTGTTCCAGTTAAGATCACTCATGCGCTTGATTACGACCTTATCGGTGAGGTGGTCGAAGGCTCAGGCAGTGGAAGGGTACTGCAATTAGCTCTGCCTTGA